A window of the Arenibacter algicola genome harbors these coding sequences:
- a CDS encoding MBL fold metallo-hydrolase: MKIEQIYTGCLAQGAYYIESKGEVAIIDPLREVEPYIKRAKADKATIKYIFETHFHADFVSGHITLSKETGAPIVYGPTANPSFDAIIAKDGQEFKLGDITIKALHTPGHTMESTTYLLRDDKGKDYAIFSGDTLFLGDVGRPDLAQKAANMTQEDLAGLLFNSLRTKIMPLADDVVVYPAHGAGSACGKNMMKETVDTLGNQKKMNYALRANMTKEEFVKEVTEGLMPPPKYFPLNVKMNKEGYEDIGEVLERGTTALSPDAFEEAANATDAVILDVRHQDEFVKGFVPRSIFIGLDGSFAPWVGALIADTKQSILLVAPEGREEEAIIRLSRVGFDATIGYLKGSFKAWKNSGKEYDTITSISAKDLKDTLDNKEVPVFDVRKESEYLSEHIENANNTPLDFLNDHMAEFPKEDTFYVHCAGGYRSVIAASILKSRGIHNLVDIGGGFDQMKNSGYKVTDYVCPTTL; this comes from the coding sequence ATGAAAATAGAACAGATTTATACAGGATGTTTGGCGCAGGGCGCATATTATATAGAAAGTAAAGGAGAAGTGGCCATTATTGACCCCTTACGTGAGGTTGAGCCATATATAAAAAGGGCCAAAGCGGATAAAGCGACCATAAAATATATTTTTGAAACTCATTTTCACGCAGATTTTGTGAGTGGACACATTACCCTTTCCAAAGAAACAGGAGCCCCTATTGTGTATGGTCCCACGGCCAACCCTTCTTTTGACGCCATCATAGCTAAAGATGGTCAGGAATTTAAGCTTGGGGATATCACCATTAAGGCATTGCATACCCCTGGGCATACTATGGAAAGTACTACCTATCTATTAAGGGATGATAAGGGTAAGGATTATGCTATATTTTCTGGGGATACCTTGTTTTTGGGTGATGTAGGTAGGCCAGATTTGGCGCAGAAAGCAGCCAATATGACCCAAGAGGATTTGGCCGGGTTATTGTTCAATAGTCTAAGAACCAAAATTATGCCTTTGGCCGATGATGTTGTGGTTTATCCCGCACATGGTGCTGGTTCCGCCTGTGGCAAGAACATGATGAAGGAAACCGTGGATACCTTGGGCAATCAAAAGAAAATGAATTATGCCCTGCGTGCCAATATGACCAAGGAGGAATTTGTTAAGGAGGTTACAGAAGGACTAATGCCACCTCCAAAATATTTTCCGCTCAATGTAAAAATGAACAAAGAAGGATATGAGGATATAGGGGAAGTATTGGAAAGGGGTACTACCGCTTTGTCTCCCGATGCCTTTGAAGAGGCAGCCAATGCCACGGACGCCGTAATTTTGGATGTAAGGCATCAGGACGAATTTGTAAAGGGATTTGTTCCGCGATCTATTTTTATAGGGTTGGATGGGAGTTTTGCCCCTTGGGTAGGTGCCCTAATTGCCGATACCAAGCAATCTATATTATTGGTGGCTCCGGAAGGGAGGGAGGAAGAAGCAATTATTAGATTGTCCAGAGTTGGCTTCGATGCAACAATTGGTTATTTAAAGGGAAGTTTCAAGGCCTGGAAGAACTCTGGAAAGGAATATGATACCATTACCTCCATTTCCGCCAAAGACTTGAAAGACACTTTGGATAATAAAGAAGTTCCTGTTTTTGATGTTAGGAAGGAATCTGAATACCTTTCCGAGCATATTGAGAATGCGAACAACACCCCTTTGGATTTTTTAAATGACCATATGGCAGAATTTCCTAAGGAGGATACTTTTTACGTGCATTGTGCAGGAGGATATAGGTCGGTTATAGCGGCATCCATTTTAAAAAGTAGGGGCATCCATAACCTAGTGGATATAGGAGGTGGCTTTGATCAAATGAAAAATTCGGGCTATAAGGTAACCGACTATGTTTGTCCTACAACGCTTTAA
- a CDS encoding SulP family inorganic anion transporter, which yields MRRFLPFLDWLPKYNKNLFGKDLVAGITVGIILIPQGMAYAMIAGLPPVYGLYASLFPILMYAFLGTSRQIAVGPVAMDSLLVAAGLGTLAISGVQNYILMALFLSFMVGAFQLTFGFFRMGFLVNFMSRPVISGFTSAAAVIIIFSQLKHLLGADIINSNKFHELVINAFQHLSETNIYDFSIGIIGILIIVSFKKWFDRFPAILLVVVLSTLVVYFFDLEAFDVQVVGEVPAGLPSFSIHSFSMEKVREIWPIALTVALVGYLEAISIGRAFEEKDKIETIDPNQELIALGASNMIGSFFQSYSVTASFSRSAINYEAGAKSTVASMISVVMVALTLLFLTPLFYNLPKAALASIIMVSVFGLIDLSYPKKLWYQSRDEFLVLLITFLITLAVGIVEGILMGVLLSLLLMVYRTSKPHFAVLGSIKGSDYYKNISRFGDEAEVRPDLLIVRFDSQLYFGNSGYFKSELFKFINVKGRSLKAVILNAEAINYIDASASAMLINVIEEIHSRNIEFYIAGATGPIRDIIFKSGIINSLHKEYLFVKIKEAVAYHDDPNTIPLLRERVAHQNQSN from the coding sequence ATGAGGCGATTTTTACCTTTTTTGGATTGGCTTCCAAAATATAACAAAAACCTTTTTGGAAAAGATTTGGTCGCGGGTATAACCGTGGGTATAATTTTAATTCCCCAAGGTATGGCCTATGCCATGATTGCCGGGCTACCTCCGGTTTATGGTTTGTATGCCTCATTGTTCCCCATTTTAATGTATGCCTTTTTGGGGACGTCAAGGCAAATTGCCGTAGGTCCCGTGGCCATGGATTCGCTATTGGTGGCTGCGGGATTGGGGACCTTGGCCATATCAGGAGTACAAAATTACATTTTAATGGCCTTGTTCCTGTCTTTCATGGTAGGGGCATTTCAATTGACATTTGGGTTTTTTCGCATGGGCTTTCTGGTAAATTTTATGTCAAGGCCGGTAATTAGTGGATTTACCTCCGCAGCCGCTGTAATCATTATTTTTAGTCAATTAAAACACTTATTGGGAGCGGATATCATTAACAGCAATAAATTTCACGAGTTGGTAATAAATGCTTTTCAGCATTTATCAGAGACCAATATTTATGATTTCTCGATTGGGATAATAGGAATTCTGATTATTGTTTCATTTAAAAAATGGTTTGATAGATTTCCCGCCATATTGCTGGTTGTTGTTCTAAGTACACTTGTTGTTTACTTTTTCGATTTGGAGGCCTTTGATGTTCAGGTGGTAGGTGAGGTACCTGCAGGCCTGCCATCTTTTAGTATTCATAGTTTTAGTATGGAAAAGGTTAGGGAAATATGGCCTATTGCCCTAACAGTGGCATTGGTTGGATATTTGGAGGCAATTTCTATTGGCAGGGCATTTGAAGAAAAAGATAAGATAGAAACCATAGACCCTAACCAAGAGTTGATAGCTTTGGGAGCTTCAAATATGATAGGATCATTTTTCCAGTCCTATTCGGTTACCGCTAGTTTTTCTCGCTCGGCCATAAATTACGAAGCAGGTGCCAAGAGTACCGTGGCTTCGATGATAAGTGTTGTTATGGTAGCTCTGACACTGTTATTTCTTACGCCATTATTCTATAATTTGCCAAAGGCAGCGCTGGCCTCCATTATTATGGTTTCCGTTTTTGGATTAATAGATCTTTCCTATCCCAAAAAATTATGGTACCAAAGTAGGGATGAGTTTCTGGTTCTTTTGATAACTTTTTTAATTACCCTTGCCGTTGGAATTGTAGAAGGTATTTTAATGGGGGTGTTATTGTCCTTGCTCCTGATGGTGTACAGGACCTCCAAACCCCATTTTGCCGTGTTGGGAAGTATTAAGGGGTCCGATTATTACAAAAATATTAGCCGTTTTGGAGATGAGGCCGAGGTTCGTCCAGACCTGTTGATAGTAAGGTTTGATTCCCAACTTTATTTTGGGAATTCGGGCTACTTTAAAAGTGAGCTTTTCAAGTTTATCAATGTAAAGGGCCGTTCCTTAAAAGCGGTGATTTTGAATGCTGAAGCCATTAATTATATTGATGCCAGCGCATCTGCCATGCTGATCAATGTTATTGAAGAAATCCACAGCCGAAACATCGAGTTTTATATTGCCGGAGCTACGGGACCCATTCGGGACATAATATTCAAGAGCGGAATTATCAATAGCCTTCATAAAGAATATCTTTTTGTAAAGATAAAGGAAGCCGTGGCCTACCACGATGATCCCAACACCATTCCCTTGCTTAGGGAGAGGGTGGCACATCAAAACCAAAGTAACTAA
- a CDS encoding 3-keto-disaccharide hydrolase, with protein MRKMSTIISCIITALLLSQCSTVKSVSQEKNDGWISMFNGKDINDWTTKIHHYEVGDNYGDTFRVEDSIIKVRYDKYEGEFNERYGHLYYNTPYSYYHLVIEYRFVGELHPGAPSYTIKNSGVMFHSQDPRTMPKEQDWPISVEMQFLAGLEEGKSRPTGNMCSPGTDVVYEGKIDPRHCINSTSKTYFGEQWVRAEAIVLGDSIVTHIVNGDEVLQYTKPQIGGGVANRYDPAIKIDGKLLKEGFIALQAEGQPIDFRKVELKNLKGCMDPKASNYRKYYIKSDPEDCKYN; from the coding sequence ATGCGCAAAATGTCCACTATCATAAGTTGTATTATAACAGCCTTACTTCTTAGCCAGTGCAGCACGGTAAAGTCTGTTTCCCAAGAAAAAAACGACGGTTGGATTTCCATGTTCAATGGAAAGGACATAAATGATTGGACCACCAAGATTCACCATTATGAAGTAGGGGACAATTATGGAGACACCTTTAGGGTAGAGGATAGTATTATAAAGGTACGCTATGACAAATATGAGGGCGAGTTTAATGAACGTTACGGCCATCTTTATTACAACACCCCTTATTCCTATTATCATTTGGTAATAGAGTATAGATTTGTGGGAGAATTGCACCCGGGAGCACCAAGTTACACTATAAAAAATAGCGGGGTAATGTTCCATTCCCAAGACCCAAGGACGATGCCCAAGGAGCAGGATTGGCCCATTTCTGTGGAAATGCAATTTTTGGCGGGATTGGAAGAAGGAAAATCCCGGCCCACCGGAAATATGTGTTCCCCGGGAACCGATGTTGTTTACGAAGGCAAAATTGACCCAAGACACTGTATCAATTCTACTTCCAAAACTTATTTCGGAGAACAATGGGTACGCGCCGAAGCTATAGTTTTGGGAGATTCCATCGTGACCCATATTGTAAATGGAGACGAGGTACTGCAATACACTAAACCACAAATAGGGGGCGGAGTTGCCAACCGATATGATCCGGCCATTAAGATCGACGGTAAATTATTAAAGGAAGGTTTTATTGCTTTACAGGCCGAGGGACAGCCCATAGACTTTAGAAAAGTGGAATTAAAAAACCTAAAGGGATGTATGGACCCCAAGGCTTCCAATTATCGTAAATATTATATAAAATCCGATCCAGAGGATTGCAAATACAATTAA
- a CDS encoding cytochrome-c peroxidase produces the protein MRIGFCKYALVLSVILAGCGNANKKGEIDMPRPKEIAKVAALPKNIKTPIGNPNSKEKELLGKLLFYDPILSGGKDIACASCHHPATGYAEFLDLSIGANGQGLGSKRAFKEPNEIPLMKRNSPTILNTAYNGIHGKEDYDPENAPMFWDDRVKSLEKQALEPIKTLEEMKGVHFSKSQILAEVASRLQSIPEYKSLFAEAFGEDAPIDSIHIGMAIASFERTLVANNSRFDQYMAGDVNAISHSEKEGLELFKSVGCINCHNGPMFSDYELHVLGVPENKKVPEPDSGFQESFAFRTASLRNLRFTAPYMHNGAFQNLKQVLEFYEDISFGKTRNPSVSKEMFDPFVRELQLSVKDMSLIISFLNTLNDENFDKEIPGKVPSGLPVGGNIQ, from the coding sequence ATGAGGATTGGTTTTTGCAAGTATGCCCTTGTCCTGTCCGTAATTTTAGCGGGTTGTGGTAATGCCAACAAGAAAGGGGAAATAGATATGCCCCGTCCCAAGGAGATTGCCAAAGTTGCGGCCCTGCCTAAGAATATTAAAACACCGATAGGAAATCCAAATTCCAAGGAAAAGGAACTTTTGGGAAAACTCCTTTTCTATGACCCCATCCTTTCAGGCGGTAAGGATATTGCCTGTGCCAGTTGTCATCATCCCGCTACCGGATATGCCGAGTTCTTGGATCTATCCATAGGTGCAAATGGTCAGGGGTTGGGAAGTAAAAGGGCATTCAAGGAGCCGAACGAAATTCCCCTCATGAAGCGAAATTCCCCCACCATTTTAAACACGGCATATAATGGAATACATGGGAAAGAAGATTATGATCCGGAAAATGCTCCCATGTTTTGGGACGATCGTGTAAAAAGTTTGGAAAAACAGGCGTTGGAGCCTATCAAGACTCTGGAAGAAATGAAGGGTGTCCATTTTTCAAAGTCGCAAATTTTAGCCGAAGTGGCCTCCAGACTTCAATCCATTCCTGAATACAAAAGTCTTTTTGCGGAAGCCTTTGGTGAGGATGCACCAATAGACAGTATTCATATCGGCATGGCCATTGCCTCCTTTGAAAGAACTTTAGTTGCCAATAATTCCCGATTTGATCAATATATGGCAGGAGATGTAAACGCCATATCCCATTCGGAAAAGGAAGGCTTGGAACTTTTTAAATCTGTAGGTTGTATCAATTGCCATAACGGGCCTATGTTTTCCGACTATGAATTGCACGTGCTGGGAGTACCGGAAAACAAGAAGGTTCCAGAACCGGACAGTGGCTTCCAGGAAAGTTTTGCATTTAGGACAGCTTCACTTAGGAACCTTCGTTTTACCGCTCCCTACATGCACAATGGTGCCTTTCAAAACTTAAAACAGGTGTTGGAATTCTATGAGGATATTTCTTTTGGAAAAACACGAAATCCCTCGGTATCCAAGGAAATGTTCGATCCCTTTGTAAGGGAGCTGCAATTAAGTGTAAAGGATATGTCCTTGATCATTTCTTTTTTGAATACCCTTAACGACGAAAATTTTGACAAGGAAATTCCCGGAAAGGTTCCCAGTGGATTGCCTGTAGGAGGAAATATTCAATAG
- a CDS encoding Crp/Fnr family transcriptional regulator, protein MTEALQLHYGYLFEPELLEEIRTVGSYKKVSQGQTLMEIGDNIKSMPLLLSGAIKVLREDGDGNELLLYFVEKGDTCAMTFSCCMGNKTSGIRAVAETDTELLMIPVGYLETWMGKYKSWQRFILDSYNARMMELMETIDTLAFLRMDERLLKHLQDKAKVTHDDVLYATHQEIAYDLHTSRVVVSRLLKKMENDGKIELYRNQIKVLDL, encoded by the coding sequence ATGACAGAAGCATTACAATTACATTATGGTTATCTTTTTGAACCAGAGTTGTTAGAGGAAATTAGGACGGTGGGCAGCTATAAAAAAGTTAGCCAAGGCCAAACTCTAATGGAAATCGGTGACAATATTAAGTCCATGCCCTTATTGCTGAGCGGAGCTATCAAGGTTTTAAGGGAAGATGGTGATGGCAATGAACTGTTGTTGTACTTCGTAGAAAAAGGGGACACTTGCGCTATGACTTTTTCTTGTTGTATGGGGAATAAGACAAGTGGTATTAGGGCCGTGGCAGAAACAGATACCGAATTATTGATGATTCCCGTGGGTTATCTGGAGACATGGATGGGAAAATACAAATCATGGCAGAGATTTATATTGGACAGTTATAATGCCCGTATGATGGAACTTATGGAGACCATAGATACACTTGCTTTTCTAAGAATGGATGAGCGATTATTGAAGCACTTGCAGGATAAGGCCAAAGTAACCCACGATGATGTATTATATGCGACCCATCAAGAGATAGCCTACGACCTTCACACTTCGAGAGTGGTGGTATCCCGGCTATTGAAAAAGATGGAAAATGATGGTAAGATAGAACTTTATCGAAATCAGATAAAGGTGTTGGATCTGTAG
- a CDS encoding aldose epimerase family protein produces MVKLKLHDQLVKIDEGELVGYSAEGHEYIHQKGSPGWRNSDTEMFPIIGPTNEANFRVTTPKGAAVQDQHGLLREMAYQLVSQTETKAIFRKQYVSGTPIKNSKYPSKSTEEYLSWPYNFEFTKSFEISENGLRIQFKITAEEDMPFMLGYHPAFKLTSERASIKTAERTIALQEVLDVGSRALPVMDCNSLTLVDVGELIIKTEGFGNFMLWTEVPNMLCIEPITFYPYAVSQKKLHSGFQPVNRSENIFSVIIQPNI; encoded by the coding sequence ATGGTGAAGCTAAAACTACATGATCAATTAGTGAAAATAGATGAAGGGGAATTGGTAGGCTACTCAGCGGAAGGCCATGAGTATATTCACCAAAAAGGTAGCCCAGGATGGCGTAACTCGGATACCGAAATGTTTCCTATAATAGGACCCACCAATGAGGCAAATTTTAGGGTCACGACCCCCAAAGGTGCGGCTGTGCAGGACCAACACGGCCTATTGAGGGAAATGGCATATCAACTTGTTTCACAAACCGAGACCAAAGCCATCTTTAGGAAGCAATATGTTTCCGGGACCCCTATTAAGAACTCTAAATATCCCTCCAAATCCACAGAGGAATACTTGTCTTGGCCATATAATTTTGAATTTACGAAGTCCTTCGAGATTTCGGAAAATGGATTAAGAATTCAATTCAAAATAACGGCTGAAGAAGATATGCCCTTTATGCTGGGATATCATCCTGCATTTAAACTAACTTCGGAAAGGGCCTCCATAAAAACCGCCGAGCGTACCATTGCCCTACAGGAGGTACTGGATGTGGGCAGTAGAGCCTTGCCGGTTATGGATTGTAACTCCCTTACCTTGGTGGATGTTGGTGAGCTTATTATAAAAACCGAAGGCTTTGGGAATTTTATGTTATGGACAGAGGTTCCCAATATGCTGTGTATAGAACCAATTACCTTCTATCCCTATGCGGTAAGCCAGAAGAAATTACACAGTGGATTTCAGCCGGTAAATAGGTCTGAAAATATTTTTTCGGTAATAATACAACCTAACATTTGA
- a CDS encoding ABC transporter permease, producing the protein MNLEFFIAKRLVTGKEHKISISAPIIKIAIAAIALGVIMMLVAISTGVGLKHKIREKIAAFNGHIQIYNYDNNTSDVSMVPVSLDQEFYPEFNSVSGIQHIQGVATKAGIIRTEETFEGILAKGVGADYNWDVFKEFLVDGALPNFVGEINSETLISQVLSNRLNLKTGDSFVAIFFKEDDASKMPNQRKFTITGIYDSGFEELDGSYIFIDLRHIQHMNKWADNEVGNFEIFVDDFDEMDNKAMEIYGKTLSNLDTQTIKDKYYRIFEWLGLFDFNIALIIGIMIIVGGINMITALLVLILERTQMIGILKALGSSNWSIRKIFLYNATYLIGVGLLLGNIIGLGIIGLQYKFRMFKFPNPKEYYIDYIPVHLDVITVVLLNIGVLILCLLMLLLPSYIITKISPVKAIQFE; encoded by the coding sequence TTGAATTTAGAATTTTTTATTGCCAAACGCCTTGTTACAGGTAAAGAGCATAAAATTAGTATATCTGCTCCAATAATAAAAATAGCTATTGCTGCAATTGCATTGGGGGTGATAATGATGTTGGTGGCCATTTCTACAGGGGTTGGTCTAAAACATAAAATACGGGAAAAGATAGCAGCCTTTAACGGCCACATCCAAATATATAATTACGATAACAACACTTCCGATGTTTCCATGGTTCCAGTTTCCCTTGATCAGGAATTTTATCCTGAATTTAATTCGGTCAGTGGTATACAGCATATTCAGGGAGTAGCCACCAAGGCCGGGATAATACGAACCGAAGAGACTTTTGAAGGCATTCTGGCAAAAGGTGTTGGGGCAGATTATAATTGGGATGTATTTAAAGAGTTTTTGGTTGATGGCGCCCTGCCCAATTTTGTAGGGGAAATCAATAGTGAAACACTGATATCCCAGGTTTTGTCCAATCGGTTAAATTTGAAAACCGGTGATTCTTTCGTTGCCATTTTCTTTAAGGAAGATGATGCTTCCAAAATGCCAAATCAAAGAAAATTTACAATAACGGGTATTTACGACAGTGGTTTTGAAGAGCTGGATGGCTCTTATATCTTTATAGATCTGCGCCACATTCAACACATGAATAAATGGGCAGATAATGAGGTAGGAAACTTTGAAATCTTTGTTGATGATTTTGATGAAATGGACAATAAGGCCATGGAAATTTATGGAAAGACCTTGTCCAATCTAGATACTCAGACCATAAAGGATAAGTATTACAGGATTTTTGAATGGCTTGGACTTTTCGATTTTAATATAGCATTGATCATTGGTATAATGATCATCGTTGGGGGAATCAATATGATAACTGCCCTGCTCGTTTTAATATTGGAGCGGACCCAAATGATAGGGATCTTAAAGGCCTTGGGGTCGTCCAATTGGAGTATACGCAAAATATTTTTATATAATGCTACTTATTTGATAGGTGTTGGACTCTTGTTGGGCAATATTATCGGATTGGGCATTATAGGATTGCAGTACAAATTCCGTATGTTCAAATTTCCCAACCCCAAGGAGTATTATATAGATTATATTCCTGTACACCTTGATGTAATTACCGTGGTATTGCTCAATATTGGGGTTTTAATATTATGTCTGTTGATGTTGCTTCTGCCGTCCTATATAATAACTAAAATTTCTCCGGTAAAGGCCATACAGTTCGAATAG
- a CDS encoding exo-beta-N-acetylmuramidase NamZ family protein: MAVFSIFKNTVLLLFFTLSACGNHTKTHNKELNPLVTQDTLATDLPIIVAANRTEAYLPLLQGKRVGIVANQTSVIFKDTQPLSYTHIVDSLLANDINIKQVFAPEHGFRGEADAGEKVSDGKDEKTGLPIISLYGKNRKPSKEQLQHIDVILFDIQDVGVRFYTYIATMQLVMEACAENNIPVIVLDRPNPNGHYVDGPTMETEHRGFLGMTNIPLVYGMTIGEYANMINKESWLENKVVADLTVIPMENYNHNKDYILPIRPSPNLPNNTSIYLYPSLGLFEGTNVNAGRGTEFQFQRYGASFLDSIKYNFKYTPAPNFGSKDPKENGKICYGKDLSKTPKMNTVNLEYLLDAYKNTKDKSLFFNTSGFTRHAGTAELQKQIEAGLSQEEIKKTWKEDIDQFQKIRAKYLIYN; this comes from the coding sequence ATGGCAGTTTTTTCCATTTTCAAAAATACAGTTTTATTATTGTTTTTTACACTTTCTGCTTGTGGAAACCATACCAAAACCCATAATAAGGAACTAAATCCTTTAGTAACACAGGATACCCTTGCCACCGATCTTCCCATAATCGTAGCAGCCAACAGAACTGAAGCTTACCTGCCCTTGCTCCAAGGAAAAAGAGTTGGAATTGTAGCCAATCAGACCAGTGTCATCTTTAAGGATACCCAACCACTGTCCTACACCCATATTGTGGATTCCCTTTTGGCCAATGACATTAATATAAAACAAGTATTTGCACCTGAACACGGGTTTAGGGGTGAAGCAGATGCCGGGGAAAAGGTAAGCGATGGAAAGGACGAAAAAACGGGACTTCCCATAATTTCCCTATACGGAAAAAACCGTAAGCCATCCAAAGAGCAATTGCAGCATATTGATGTTATTCTGTTCGACATTCAGGATGTAGGGGTACGTTTCTACACCTATATCGCAACCATGCAGTTGGTCATGGAGGCTTGTGCAGAAAACAATATTCCGGTAATTGTCCTGGACAGACCCAATCCGAACGGACACTACGTAGATGGTCCTACCATGGAAACCGAACACAGGGGCTTTTTGGGAATGACTAATATTCCCTTGGTTTACGGGATGACCATAGGGGAATATGCCAATATGATCAACAAAGAAAGCTGGCTGGAAAACAAAGTTGTAGCGGACCTGACGGTAATCCCGATGGAAAATTACAATCACAACAAAGATTACATATTACCTATTAGGCCCTCCCCCAACCTTCCCAATAATACCTCAATTTACCTCTACCCCAGTTTGGGATTATTTGAAGGGACCAATGTAAATGCAGGTCGAGGGACAGAGTTTCAGTTTCAACGATACGGCGCCTCCTTTTTGGACAGTATCAAATACAATTTCAAATATACCCCTGCACCCAATTTCGGATCCAAGGACCCAAAAGAGAATGGCAAAATTTGTTATGGAAAGGACCTATCCAAGACCCCTAAAATGAATACTGTGAATTTGGAGTACTTATTGGATGCCTACAAAAACACCAAGGACAAAAGTTTATTTTTTAACACAAGTGGCTTTACCAGACATGCCGGAACTGCAGAATTGCAGAAGCAGATAGAGGCCGGACTTTCCCAGGAGGAAATTAAAAAAACCTGGAAAGAAGATATTGATCAATTCCAAAAAATAAGGGCTAAATATCTAATTTACAATTGA
- a CDS encoding sterol desaturase family protein, protein MEAIYNYFETIPPAHRSIILVSGIAFFWILEYIIPLFRLKYSKLRHAGINIFFTLTTILVNFPLAFLLLKTSDWTIANNFGVLQWLPVMPLWLKVLLGVMLLDFLSAWLAHWVEHKIKVLWGFHLIHHTDHEVDTTTANRHHPGESVVRFIFTCFGTFVVGAPVAIIMIYQALSVILSQFNHANISLPKKVDDVLSWVIVSPDMHKVHHHYKLPYTDSNYGNIFSIWDRLLGTFMKLPNSEIVYGVDTYPNEKENSDIGALLKIPFKPYKSPEKMDVKSTSQL, encoded by the coding sequence ATGGAAGCCATTTACAATTATTTTGAAACTATCCCTCCTGCGCACCGAAGTATCATATTGGTTTCAGGGATTGCCTTTTTTTGGATATTGGAGTATATTATTCCCTTGTTTCGGTTAAAATATAGCAAGCTACGGCATGCGGGGATCAATATTTTTTTCACCCTTACAACCATCCTAGTAAATTTTCCCTTGGCCTTTTTGCTATTGAAGACTAGTGATTGGACCATAGCCAATAATTTTGGTGTCCTACAGTGGTTGCCTGTTATGCCCTTATGGCTAAAGGTATTGCTCGGGGTAATGTTGCTGGATTTTCTAAGTGCCTGGTTGGCCCATTGGGTAGAACACAAGATAAAAGTGCTTTGGGGCTTTCATCTAATTCATCATACAGATCATGAGGTAGACACTACAACTGCCAACCGGCATCATCCGGGAGAAAGTGTAGTCCGATTTATTTTTACTTGTTTCGGTACTTTTGTCGTAGGGGCACCTGTTGCCATCATTATGATATATCAGGCGCTTTCGGTTATTTTATCGCAATTTAACCATGCCAATATTTCACTGCCCAAAAAGGTGGATGATGTGTTGAGCTGGGTTATTGTTTCTCCGGATATGCACAAAGTGCACCACCATTATAAATTACCTTATACGGACAGTAATTATGGCAATATATTTTCTATTTGGGATAGACTTCTTGGGACCTTTATGAAATTGCCCAATAGTGAGATTGTCTATGGTGTGGATACCTATCCCAATGAAAAGGAAAATTCTGATATAGGCGCATTATTGAAAATTCCCTTTAAACCGTATAAGTCCCCGGAAAAAATGGATGTAAAATCTACAAGTCAATTGTAA
- a CDS encoding YkgJ family cysteine cluster protein — MDEVIRQLSKLAQEKHNENKKFFGKLRKKPPKDLDYIMQDLHEAEFRKIDCLKCANCCKTTGPLFTNADIERIAKHFRMKPQKFIDQFLRMDEENDYVLQSVPCTFLGADNYCSIYEVRPKACREFPHTDRKKFQQISNLTLKNVAICPAAYNIVEEMKKIIKLK, encoded by the coding sequence ATGGATGAGGTAATTAGGCAACTTTCTAAGCTGGCGCAGGAAAAACATAATGAGAATAAGAAATTCTTCGGCAAACTTCGGAAAAAACCCCCGAAAGATTTGGACTATATCATGCAGGACCTGCACGAGGCGGAGTTTAGGAAAATCGATTGTTTAAAATGTGCCAATTGTTGCAAGACAACGGGCCCGCTATTTACCAATGCCGATATAGAGCGTATTGCCAAACATTTCCGAATGAAACCACAGAAATTTATCGATCAATTTTTGAGGATGGACGAGGAGAATGATTATGTGCTGCAAAGTGTTCCCTGTACTTTTTTGGGAGCCGATAATTACTGTTCCATTTATGAGGTAAGACCTAAGGCTTGCCGTGAATTTCCACATACGGACAGAAAAAAATTTCAGCAGATAAGTAATCTTACCTTAAAGAATGTGGCTATTTGTCCGGCGGCTTATAATATAGTGGAAGAAATGAAAAAAATAATTAAGTTGAAGTAG